The Immundisolibacter sp. genome window below encodes:
- a CDS encoding FliM/FliN family flagellar motor switch protein translates to MSQAELSALLDAAPSAARSGARGVEPYDLTCRVPALDGADLPALTRITEYFCEGMTRSLTRYLGRDTLVTMRGSQVREFRDFVHALPERASVRGLDIAPLAGSGVLVLEPALLFTVVESFFGGGRASSPPSNRDLTPTERRMLGNLLDLLLPELQTAWAPVLPLSPAVAANDVDPLLVSLVDPAEMVLLQSYEVALLGGGGDFHLALPMSALQGVWPALRAGAPAAVPDDSAWRSALQARVLDSSLSLTAVVARRQSTLRHVLGLQVGELLTFERADGARLEVAGKPLFTGEFGVFNGNNAVSVTGPVRRPPTGPADGTQGEPR, encoded by the coding sequence GTGTCCCAGGCTGAGCTGAGCGCCCTGCTGGACGCCGCGCCGTCTGCGGCGCGGTCCGGCGCACGGGGCGTCGAGCCGTACGACCTGACCTGCCGCGTGCCGGCGCTGGACGGTGCCGATCTGCCGGCGCTGACCCGCATCACCGAGTACTTCTGCGAAGGCATGACCCGCAGCCTGACCCGCTACCTGGGCCGCGACACGCTGGTGACGATGCGCGGCTCGCAGGTTCGCGAGTTTCGGGATTTCGTGCATGCCCTGCCCGAGCGCGCCAGCGTGCGCGGCCTGGACATCGCTCCGCTGGCCGGTTCCGGCGTGCTGGTCCTGGAGCCGGCGCTGCTGTTCACGGTGGTGGAGAGTTTCTTCGGCGGCGGGCGCGCCTCGTCACCGCCCAGCAACCGCGACCTGACCCCGACCGAGCGACGCATGCTCGGCAACCTGCTCGATCTGCTGCTGCCGGAGTTGCAGACCGCCTGGGCGCCGGTGTTGCCGCTGAGCCCCGCCGTGGCCGCGAACGACGTCGACCCGCTGCTGGTGTCGCTGGTCGACCCGGCCGAGATGGTGCTGCTGCAAAGCTACGAAGTGGCGCTGCTGGGCGGCGGCGGTGATTTTCATCTGGCGCTGCCGATGTCGGCCCTGCAGGGCGTGTGGCCGGCACTGCGGGCCGGCGCCCCGGCCGCGGTGCCCGATGACAGCGCCTGGCGCTCCGCCTTGCAGGCGCGCGTTCTCGACAGCAGCCTGTCGCTCACGGCGGTGGTGGCGCGCCGCCAGTCGACCCTGCGCCATGTGCTGGGCTTGCAGGTGGGCGAGCTGCTGACCTTCGAGCGGGCCGACGGGGCGCGGCTGGAAGTGGCCGGCAAGCCCCTGTTCACCGGCGAGTTCGGTGTCTTTAACGGTAACAACGCCGTGTCGGTGACGGGCCCGGTGCGCCGTCCACCCACCGGCCCCG